From the genome of Deltaproteobacteria bacterium, one region includes:
- a CDS encoding rhodanese-like domain-containing protein yields the protein MFFRRGSGLSSEDARALVSKGARLLDVRSREEFAGGHLPGAVNIPVQELASRVKEVGAAHQPVVVYCAAGMRSARAAGILRGAGFTAVHDLGAMSRW from the coding sequence ATGTTCTTTCGTAGAGGATCTGGTCTGTCGAGTGAAGACGCGCGGGCCCTCGTCTCCAAGGGCGCTCGCCTGCTGGACGTGAGATCGCGCGAGGAGTTCGCCGGCGGGCACCTGCCCGGGGCGGTGAACATCCCCGTGCAGGAGCTGGCCTCGCGGGTGAAAGAGGTCGGAGCCGCGCATCAGCCGGTGGTGGTCTACTGCGCCGCCGGCATGCGCAGCGCGCGGGCTGCCGGCATCCTGCGCGGCGCCGGGTTCACGGCGGTTCACGACCTCGGCGCGATGAGCCGCTGGTGA
- a CDS encoding electron transfer flavoprotein subunit alpha/FixB family protein, with product MGNILIVAEQKAGALRSASLNAISFARKLRETRGAGDLIGLVIGQNVSGAASELAGYGLTKVISVDHASLGGYMAETYAPVVAQVAKAQGADLVCGTSTSMGKDLLPRVAALLGAGMASEVSGVLGPKSFRRPMLAGNVVAKVEVTTAMAVVSVRQTEWAPAAASGSSCAVETADAGAVSTLGAQVVKLEAVTSARPDLTDAKVVVSGGRGMKAAENFKHLEAIADLLGGAVGATRAACDAGLVPNDLQVGQTGKVVAPNLYVAVAISGAIQHLAGMKGSKVIVAINKDPEAPIFQVADYGLVAKWEDVLPELTEKLKAVKASQ from the coding sequence ATGGGCAACATTCTGATCGTTGCAGAGCAAAAGGCGGGCGCGCTGCGCTCGGCTTCGCTGAACGCCATTTCCTTCGCTCGCAAACTGCGGGAAACGCGCGGTGCGGGCGACCTCATCGGCCTGGTGATCGGGCAGAACGTCTCCGGCGCGGCCTCGGAGCTGGCCGGCTACGGGCTGACCAAGGTGATCTCCGTGGACCACGCGAGCCTCGGCGGTTACATGGCGGAGACCTACGCTCCGGTGGTCGCGCAGGTGGCCAAGGCGCAGGGCGCGGACCTCGTCTGCGGCACCTCGACCTCGATGGGCAAGGACCTGCTCCCGCGCGTCGCGGCGCTGCTCGGAGCGGGGATGGCCTCGGAGGTCTCGGGGGTCCTCGGCCCGAAGAGCTTCCGGCGGCCGATGCTCGCCGGGAACGTGGTCGCCAAGGTCGAGGTCACCACGGCCATGGCGGTGGTGTCCGTGCGGCAGACCGAGTGGGCTCCGGCCGCGGCGAGCGGCAGCAGCTGCGCGGTGGAGACGGCGGATGCGGGCGCGGTGAGCACGCTCGGCGCGCAGGTCGTGAAGCTCGAAGCGGTGACGAGCGCGCGACCCGACCTCACGGACGCCAAGGTGGTCGTGTCGGGGGGCCGCGGGATGAAGGCCGCCGAGAACTTCAAGCACCTGGAGGCGATCGCTGACCTGCTGGGCGGCGCCGTGGGCGCCACGCGCGCCGCGTGCGACGCCGGACTCGTGCCGAACGACCTGCAGGTGGGGCAGACCGGCAAGGTAGTGGCGCCGAACCTGTACGTGGCGGTAGCGATCAGCGGCGCGATCCAGCACCTGGCGGGCATGAAGGGCTCGAAGGTGATCGTCGCGATCAACAAGGACCCCGAGGCGCCGATCTTCCAGGTGGCCGACTACGGGCTCGTAGCCAAGTGGGAGGACGTGCTCCCCGAGTTGACGGAGAAGCTGAAGGCCGTGAAGGCCAGCCAGTAG
- a CDS encoding sigma-70 family RNA polymerase sigma factor codes for MATPTDQELVAAAQAGDRVALERLLERHQGQIYRFGLKMCRHPEDAKDVVQETLFAVARGVGNFRGASSVSTWLYSIARSFCIKQRRRSKFAPDEERSLERAIEGREPLPADSAELADEQLATLELQQALDDAIGRLEPMYREVLVLRDVQGLTAPEVAEVMGLSVDAVKSRLHRARLAVRERLVPLLQGPPLATEERGPAEGCPDVLLLFSRHQEGEISAELCGELERHLAGCPRCRAACDTLRQTLALCRTAPAGEMPEEARRSVQTAIDGFWAAREGR; via the coding sequence ATGGCCACCCCCACGGACCAGGAACTCGTCGCCGCGGCCCAGGCGGGAGACCGCGTGGCCCTCGAGCGGCTGCTCGAACGGCACCAGGGACAGATCTACCGCTTTGGCCTGAAGATGTGTCGCCACCCCGAGGACGCCAAGGACGTGGTGCAGGAGACGCTCTTCGCGGTGGCGCGGGGAGTGGGCAACTTCCGTGGAGCCTCGTCGGTTTCCACCTGGCTCTACAGCATCGCCCGCAGCTTTTGCATCAAGCAGCGGCGCAGGAGCAAGTTTGCGCCCGACGAGGAGCGCTCGCTCGAGCGGGCCATCGAAGGGCGGGAGCCGCTCCCGGCCGACTCCGCGGAGCTGGCCGACGAGCAACTCGCGACCCTCGAGCTGCAGCAGGCCCTGGACGACGCGATAGGCCGCCTGGAACCGATGTATCGCGAGGTGCTGGTCCTGCGCGACGTCCAGGGCCTCACGGCTCCCGAGGTGGCAGAGGTGATGGGCCTCTCCGTGGACGCCGTGAAGAGTCGCCTGCACCGGGCGCGGCTGGCGGTGCGGGAGCGACTCGTTCCGCTGCTGCAGGGCCCGCCGCTTGCCACCGAGGAGCGAGGGCCGGCCGAGGGGTGTCCCGACGTGCTGCTCCTCTTTTCGCGGCACCAGGAGGGGGAGATCAGCGCCGAGCTCTGCGGCGAGCTGGAGCGACACCTTGCAGGCTGCCCGCGGTGTCGCGCGGCCTGCGACACGCTGCGCCAGACCCTGGCGCTCTGCCGCACGGCCCCGGCGGGAGAGATGCCGGAGGAGGCGCGGCGGTCGGTCCAGACGGCGATCGACGGCTTTTGGGCGGCCAGGGAAGGGCGCTGA
- a CDS encoding DUF302 domain-containing protein yields MHKELRCTYDEALTRVTEALKTEGFGVLTEIDVKETLKKKIDVDFRRYKILGACNPPFAHRALQTDLQAGLLMPCNVVVYENDEQRATVMAVDPMQTIAMAGKPELTELATEVRAKLERALGRLE; encoded by the coding sequence ATGCACAAGGAACTGCGCTGCACCTACGACGAGGCGCTCACGCGCGTGACCGAGGCGCTCAAGACCGAGGGGTTCGGCGTCCTCACGGAGATCGACGTCAAGGAGACCCTGAAGAAGAAGATCGACGTCGACTTCCGTCGCTACAAGATTCTCGGTGCCTGCAACCCGCCCTTCGCGCACCGGGCGCTCCAGACGGACCTGCAGGCCGGGCTCCTGATGCCGTGCAACGTGGTGGTCTACGAGAACGACGAGCAGCGGGCGACGGTGATGGCCGTGGATCCGATGCAGACGATCGCCATGGCCGGCAAGCCGGAGCTGACCGAGCTGGCGACGGAGGTGCGCGCGAAGCTGGAGCGGGCCCTCGGGCGCCTGGAGTAG
- a CDS encoding electron transfer flavoprotein subunit beta/FixA family protein, which produces MKILVTAKRVPDPEQKVKIKGDAVDLAGANFVVNPFDEYAVETALRLTEKGSGGERSGEVVVLSIGPKDASQQVRSCLAMGADRGILVAGDDTALDSEQVARIVTAVVQKEKPTLVLMGKQTVDGDANQVPQLVAGYLGLPQACFACDVELASDQASVTVGREVDGGTEFKKLPLPAVVSVDLRIVMPNAVRNAQGGATYGDGPRYASLKGIMAAKKKTIEELDAAALGVSLTPAVKTVGVEAPPERKAGIKVESVDQLIEKLRTEAKVL; this is translated from the coding sequence GTGAAGATACTGGTCACCGCCAAACGGGTCCCAGACCCCGAGCAGAAGGTGAAGATCAAAGGTGACGCCGTCGACCTCGCCGGCGCGAACTTCGTGGTCAATCCCTTCGACGAGTATGCGGTGGAGACAGCGCTGCGCCTGACGGAGAAGGGGAGCGGCGGGGAGCGGTCGGGTGAGGTGGTGGTGCTGTCCATCGGCCCCAAGGACGCGAGCCAGCAGGTGCGGAGCTGCCTGGCCATGGGCGCGGACCGAGGGATTCTCGTCGCAGGAGACGACACCGCCCTCGACAGCGAGCAGGTCGCGCGCATCGTGACCGCCGTCGTGCAGAAGGAGAAGCCGACGCTCGTCCTGATGGGCAAGCAGACGGTGGACGGCGACGCGAATCAGGTGCCGCAGCTCGTGGCCGGCTACCTCGGCCTGCCGCAGGCCTGCTTCGCCTGCGACGTGGAGCTCGCGAGCGACCAGGCCTCCGTGACGGTGGGCCGCGAGGTCGACGGGGGCACCGAGTTCAAGAAGCTTCCGCTGCCGGCCGTCGTCTCGGTGGACCTGCGCATCGTCATGCCGAACGCCGTTCGCAACGCCCAAGGAGGCGCGACCTACGGCGACGGACCGCGCTACGCCTCTCTTAAAGGGATCATGGCGGCCAAGAAGAAGACGATCGAGGAGCTCGACGCGGCGGCCCTCGGCGTGTCGCTCACCCCGGCGGTGAAGACCGTGGGCGTGGAAGCGCCGCCCGAGCGCAAGGCCGGCATCAAGGTCGAATCGGTGGACCAGCTGATCGAGAAGCTGCGCACCGAAGCCAAGGTCCTATAG
- a CDS encoding TolC family protein: MTRAGPLLLGLVIGTTSARAEQLSLRRALEYAAESAPEVRLAARLEAEARATRVGAGLITPVNPRANFDVRPSRETSGRALGFAGGLELAFDVSGAPALRVKEAAGRLAVARQGVGAARLAARHRAYRAYAAQQLARLRLVELGRAEAIARRVLAATEKRVAAGASGDTDTTSARVGLAKLRAEQIRAQAALVGRRMALLDALGSPPEAYLELSTPCDETALPATPGLGRSRELAISRRGELAELRARVALADVTLQRLRREVVPRVGVYGGVDASPASPVFGVVGLSVELPLLQRNQGPLAVGREVAETERTRLELARQRVLREVVGAHRAYDLAREQLRRISAEALPAADERLRLVELGWQAGRFDIFRLTAAAADAAELHLARVDALEACWQAWVGLLEATGAEGP, translated from the coding sequence ATGACGAGAGCTGGGCCCCTTCTCCTTGGGCTGGTCATCGGCACAACGTCGGCGCGCGCCGAGCAGCTGAGCCTGCGGCGGGCGCTCGAGTACGCCGCGGAGTCCGCTCCCGAGGTGCGGCTCGCGGCTCGCCTCGAGGCAGAGGCGCGCGCGACGCGCGTGGGAGCGGGGCTTATCACCCCTGTCAATCCGCGCGCGAACTTCGACGTCCGCCCCTCCCGTGAGACCTCCGGGCGGGCCCTGGGCTTTGCCGGAGGACTCGAGCTTGCCTTCGACGTGAGCGGGGCCCCGGCGCTGCGGGTGAAGGAGGCCGCCGGCCGCCTGGCGGTGGCGCGCCAGGGCGTCGGTGCGGCCCGTCTCGCGGCACGGCACCGGGCCTACCGGGCCTACGCGGCGCAGCAGCTTGCCAGGCTGAGGCTCGTCGAGCTCGGACGGGCGGAGGCCATTGCGCGACGCGTGCTCGCGGCGACCGAGAAGCGCGTGGCGGCAGGCGCCTCCGGCGACACGGACACCACCTCGGCACGGGTAGGTCTCGCCAAGCTGCGAGCGGAGCAGATACGTGCGCAGGCAGCGCTCGTGGGGCGACGCATGGCCCTGCTCGATGCTCTCGGATCTCCCCCCGAGGCCTATCTCGAGCTCTCCACGCCGTGCGACGAAACGGCGCTTCCGGCGACCCCGGGCCTTGGCAGGTCGCGCGAGCTTGCCATCTCGAGACGGGGCGAGCTCGCCGAGCTGCGCGCGCGCGTGGCGCTGGCAGACGTGACTCTGCAGCGATTGCGCCGGGAGGTGGTGCCGCGAGTCGGCGTGTACGGCGGGGTGGATGCATCGCCTGCCTCGCCGGTCTTCGGGGTCGTGGGCCTGTCAGTAGAGCTCCCCTTGTTGCAGCGCAACCAGGGCCCGCTGGCCGTGGGGCGCGAGGTGGCCGAGACCGAGCGGACGCGTCTCGAGCTGGCGCGCCAACGCGTTCTTCGAGAGGTCGTGGGGGCCCACAGAGCCTACGACCTCGCTCGCGAGCAGCTCCGGCGGATCTCGGCCGAGGCTCTCCCCGCGGCCGACGAGCGGCTCCGGCTCGTGGAGCTGGGCTGGCAAGCCGGACGCTTCGACATCTTCAGATTGACCGCGGCGGCGGCCGACGCTGCGGAGCTCCACCTGGCCCGAGTCGACGCGCTCGAGGCCTGTTGGCAGGCCTGGGTGGGGCTGCTCGAGGCCACGGGAGCGGAAGGACCATGA
- a CDS encoding CPBP family intramembrane metalloprotease: MTRLVWLIYRKEVLETLRDKRTLIVMVLLPLCLYPLVGVGVTQWMGVQQAARRAQPSRVGLAGPAWPELDVALAHDPQLRLVRPAQREAVSRGELDLVLDVRGEHGVALASGRPVSLELVFDETREASTQALRRAKKALEGFGRALARDRLERAGLSPSLLEPLAVRERGLASQKQIGRKILSTLIPMLVVLMVLLGAFYPAIDLTAGEKERGTLETLLVAPVPRLALIVGKCLVVATVALVTGLLNMGSIGVTFGLGFAPALKASGLLAELPWSSVALTVVALVPAALFYAAVMVAVATLARSFKEAQTLLTPVYLVCVLPTAVSQLPGVELTPLTALLPAVNVALLTRELVAGKLAWLPTLLAVGSTLAYALAALSIGARIYQGERLLFAAEADAGGASGRGARPLAAFPEPWHAGTLLLGVMALMLLVGRPLQAWGIIPGLLVTEWLLIATPVVLLIRFARLDPRAVLALRRPSAGALVGAILAGASGWYLVGVLVEAAQQRVLPIPKEILDEARRLLFDPHRSLALDLFALALSPAICEELLFRGVLLRASQRGMKTGAIVLLNAALFGLFHLSIYRLLSTAILGGVLAWIVLRGRSIVLSMTFHVLNNSAALLLGRAMGGKELERLEASPVFLGLAAAAFGAGLWLIHRATPAREDPLGR; this comes from the coding sequence ATGACCCGCCTCGTCTGGCTCATCTACCGCAAGGAGGTGCTCGAGACGCTGCGGGACAAGCGCACCTTGATCGTGATGGTGCTCCTCCCCCTCTGCCTCTATCCGCTCGTCGGGGTGGGCGTCACGCAGTGGATGGGTGTGCAGCAGGCGGCCCGCCGCGCGCAGCCCTCGCGGGTCGGTCTGGCGGGACCGGCCTGGCCGGAGCTCGACGTCGCTCTCGCGCACGACCCGCAGCTTCGCCTGGTGCGACCGGCGCAGCGGGAGGCGGTGAGCCGCGGCGAGCTCGACCTGGTGCTCGACGTGCGGGGGGAGCATGGCGTGGCGTTGGCCTCCGGGCGGCCGGTGAGCCTGGAGCTCGTCTTCGACGAGACGCGGGAGGCGTCGACGCAGGCCTTGCGCCGGGCGAAGAAGGCGCTCGAGGGGTTTGGCCGGGCCCTGGCGCGCGACCGCCTCGAACGGGCGGGCCTCTCTCCATCGCTGCTCGAGCCTCTGGCGGTCAGGGAGCGGGGGCTCGCCAGCCAGAAGCAGATCGGCCGCAAGATCCTGTCCACGCTCATCCCGATGCTCGTGGTGCTGATGGTCCTCCTCGGGGCCTTCTACCCGGCGATCGACCTGACGGCCGGGGAGAAGGAGCGCGGGACGCTGGAGACCCTGCTCGTCGCGCCGGTGCCGCGGCTCGCGCTGATCGTCGGCAAGTGCCTGGTGGTGGCCACGGTGGCGCTCGTGACGGGGCTGCTCAACATGGGCTCGATCGGGGTGACCTTCGGGCTCGGGTTCGCCCCCGCGCTCAAGGCCAGCGGGCTGCTCGCCGAGCTGCCGTGGTCGTCGGTGGCGCTGACGGTGGTGGCGCTCGTCCCCGCGGCCCTCTTCTACGCCGCCGTCATGGTGGCCGTGGCCACGCTGGCGCGGAGCTTCAAGGAGGCCCAGACGCTCCTCACCCCCGTCTACCTCGTTTGCGTCCTGCCGACCGCGGTGAGCCAGCTCCCGGGGGTCGAGCTCACGCCGCTCACGGCGCTCCTCCCCGCGGTGAACGTCGCGCTTCTCACGCGCGAGCTCGTGGCCGGGAAGCTGGCCTGGCTCCCCACGCTCCTCGCGGTGGGGAGCACGCTGGCCTACGCTCTCGCGGCCCTCAGCATCGGGGCCCGCATCTATCAGGGCGAGCGGCTGCTCTTCGCGGCCGAGGCCGACGCGGGTGGAGCCTCGGGGCGCGGTGCCCGGCCGCTGGCCGCCTTTCCCGAGCCGTGGCACGCGGGGACGCTCCTCCTCGGCGTGATGGCGCTGATGCTCCTCGTGGGCCGGCCGCTGCAGGCGTGGGGGATAATCCCCGGGCTGCTCGTGACCGAGTGGCTGCTCATCGCGACGCCGGTCGTGCTCCTGATTCGCTTCGCGCGGCTGGACCCCCGCGCCGTGCTGGCGCTCCGGCGTCCCTCGGCGGGCGCTCTGGTCGGCGCGATCCTGGCGGGGGCGAGCGGGTGGTACCTCGTCGGGGTGCTCGTGGAGGCCGCACAGCAGCGCGTTCTGCCGATCCCCAAGGAGATCCTCGACGAGGCGCGCCGCCTGCTCTTCGACCCGCACCGCAGCCTGGCCCTGGACCTCTTTGCGCTCGCGCTCTCCCCGGCGATCTGCGAGGAGCTGCTCTTTCGGGGGGTGCTCCTCCGCGCCAGCCAGCGCGGGATGAAGACCGGTGCGATCGTCCTGCTCAACGCGGCGCTCTTCGGCCTGTTCCACCTCTCGATCTACCGCCTCCTTTCCACGGCCATCCTGGGGGGCGTGCTTGCCTGGATCGTCCTGCGGGGGCGGTCGATCGTCCTGTCCATGACGTTCCACGTGCTGAACAACAGCGCGGCGCTGCTGCTCGGACGGGCTATGGGTGGAAAGGAGCTAGAGCGGCTCGAGGCGAGTCCGGTCTTCCTGGGCCTCGCGGCGGCAGCTTTCGGGGCGGGCCTGTGGCTCATCCATCGCGCTACACCAGCGCGCGAAGACCCTCTCGGTCGGTGA
- a CDS encoding Crp/Fnr family transcriptional regulator — MQEDRRALWYLKKIPLFRFLSADELSALADHVTLEEARRRRVIYMSGDPGESVYFVNGGRVKISRVTPDGKELTLSYRGPGEIFGELCIVDGGPRQEMAEAMENALVTQMERPRFEEVVKTHSAVGYALSKILCQRRLELEAKMEDLVFKDVNAKLAELLLNLCEDYGVDDARGTMVAVKITHQEMANLIGSTRETVSLTLSHFKKKKLISSDGRKVIITDREGLRALV; from the coding sequence GTGCAAGAGGACCGGCGCGCACTCTGGTATCTCAAAAAGATACCACTTTTCAGATTCTTATCGGCTGACGAGCTCTCCGCGCTGGCCGACCACGTGACGCTCGAGGAGGCGCGCCGCCGCCGGGTGATCTACATGTCGGGGGACCCCGGAGAATCCGTCTATTTCGTCAACGGGGGACGGGTGAAGATCTCCCGCGTCACCCCGGACGGCAAGGAGCTCACCCTCTCGTATCGCGGCCCCGGAGAGATCTTCGGGGAGCTCTGCATCGTGGACGGCGGCCCGCGCCAGGAGATGGCCGAGGCGATGGAGAACGCGCTGGTCACGCAGATGGAGCGCCCGCGCTTCGAAGAGGTGGTGAAAACCCACAGCGCGGTCGGCTACGCGCTGAGCAAGATCCTCTGCCAGCGCCGCCTCGAGCTGGAAGCCAAGATGGAGGACCTCGTCTTCAAGGACGTGAACGCCAAGCTCGCCGAGCTTCTGCTGAACCTTTGCGAGGACTACGGCGTGGACGACGCGCGCGGCACGATGGTCGCGGTGAAGATCACGCACCAGGAGATGGCCAACCTCATCGGCTCGACGCGCGAGACGGTGAGCCTGACGCTCTCTCACTTCAAGAAGAAGAAGCTCATCTCCAGCGACGGTCGCAAGGTGATCATCACCGACCGAGAGGGTCTTCGCGCGCTGGTGTAG
- a CDS encoding efflux RND transporter periplasmic adaptor subunit, whose protein sequence is MILLGAVGLAILGGGAAWLLRSEEPHPTSGGAGGDLPQPSGKGFRLSAAFARRIGLASEPAALRSFRPVVQLVGTVATDPRRVAVVGSRIAARVRRVYKVLGDPVRKEEVLADLDSAELARAQADLLKAKAREVAAEAEAQRAASLAAERVGSRREAEQAKAQAAVARAEREAAEQSMRALGGDRGTPLGLLRLRSPIAGRVIEAKLARGQAVEPSHAAYVVADLSSLWVELKVFERDLATVRMGDPVEVVPASHGGHAVRGVVAHVGYVLDVATRSATVRVEIRNPDGQLRPGQSVKAELLADGSRVATLAVPRGAVTVVDGVPHVFVMAEPDLVEPRPLTLGPHDRSYVAVRAGLKAGERVVTGGLFAIKSEIYR, encoded by the coding sequence ATGATCCTCCTCGGAGCCGTTGGGCTAGCGATCTTGGGCGGGGGCGCCGCCTGGCTGCTCCGGTCGGAGGAGCCGCACCCGACGAGCGGTGGCGCGGGAGGCGATCTGCCCCAGCCGAGCGGAAAAGGGTTCCGGCTGAGCGCGGCCTTTGCGCGACGGATTGGCCTTGCCTCGGAGCCCGCTGCGCTTCGCAGCTTTCGGCCGGTCGTGCAGCTCGTGGGTACCGTGGCGACGGATCCGCGGCGCGTGGCGGTGGTCGGCTCGCGCATCGCGGCCAGGGTGAGGCGCGTCTACAAGGTGCTTGGCGACCCCGTGCGAAAGGAGGAGGTGCTGGCGGACCTCGACAGCGCGGAGCTCGCACGAGCCCAGGCGGACCTGCTCAAGGCCAAGGCGCGCGAAGTTGCGGCCGAGGCGGAGGCGCAGCGCGCGGCGAGCCTCGCCGCGGAACGGGTGGGCTCTCGCCGGGAGGCGGAACAGGCGAAGGCCCAGGCGGCGGTGGCTCGAGCGGAGCGCGAGGCGGCCGAGCAGTCGATGCGGGCCCTCGGAGGCGACCGCGGGACTCCGCTCGGTCTGCTCAGGCTGCGGAGTCCCATCGCCGGGAGGGTGATCGAGGCGAAGCTCGCACGGGGGCAGGCAGTGGAGCCCTCGCACGCCGCGTACGTGGTCGCGGACCTGTCGTCCCTCTGGGTCGAGCTGAAGGTCTTCGAGCGGGACCTAGCGACGGTGCGGATGGGAGACCCGGTCGAGGTCGTCCCCGCGAGTCACGGCGGCCACGCGGTGCGGGGGGTCGTGGCGCACGTGGGTTACGTGCTGGACGTGGCGACGCGGAGTGCGACGGTCCGCGTGGAGATCCGGAACCCCGATGGACAGCTTCGCCCAGGGCAGTCGGTCAAGGCCGAGCTGCTCGCGGACGGGTCGCGGGTGGCGACTCTCGCCGTCCCCCGAGGGGCGGTCACTGTCGTGGATGGTGTGCCGCACGTCTTCGTCATGGCGGAGCCTGACCTCGTCGAACCTCGTCCTCTGACGCTCGGTCCGCACGACCGTAGCTACGTGGCAGTGCGTGCGGGTCTCAAGGCGGGTGAGCGGGTCGTCACGGGCGGCCTCTTCGCCATCAAATCCGAGATCTACAGGTAG